A genomic window from Cloacibacillus evryensis DSM 19522 includes:
- a CDS encoding branched-chain amino acid ABC transporter permease, producing MESYILNVATQIIIQAIAAYGLNVIVGNAGQISLGHAAFVGIGAYSAAMLTTAAGFSFWQSLPVSVLIVAAVGLLCGLPSLRVKEDFLAITTIGINFIVVAIFQYTPALGGALGIGGIPRARFFGTALKAPGYFALCLAFLVVTMAACRFFTRSWSGLSCFAVREDEMAASSMGVSPVRAKLTAFVLGTALAGLSGVLYAHYMRFISADSFTFPFSVTLLSIVVAGGLGTFWGPLVGAVILGVLPEVFRPLVNYRMFLYAMLLLLMIRFMPGGILGGSTVMSIKNLTSGKKGAKGGAKVE from the coding sequence ATGGAAAGCTACATACTGAACGTGGCAACGCAGATAATAATCCAGGCGATCGCGGCCTACGGGCTTAACGTCATCGTCGGCAACGCGGGACAGATCTCGCTCGGCCATGCCGCCTTCGTCGGCATCGGCGCCTACTCCGCCGCGATGCTGACCACCGCCGCGGGATTCAGCTTCTGGCAGTCGCTGCCGGTCTCGGTGCTCATTGTCGCGGCCGTCGGGCTGCTCTGCGGACTGCCAAGCCTGCGCGTGAAAGAAGACTTCCTCGCTATCACGACGATCGGCATAAACTTTATCGTGGTGGCGATATTTCAGTACACCCCCGCGCTCGGCGGCGCGCTCGGCATCGGCGGCATCCCGCGCGCGAGGTTCTTCGGCACGGCGCTGAAGGCTCCGGGTTATTTCGCGCTCTGCCTTGCTTTTCTTGTGGTCACGATGGCGGCCTGCCGGTTCTTCACCCGGTCGTGGAGCGGACTTTCCTGCTTCGCGGTGCGTGAGGACGAGATGGCGGCCTCCAGCATGGGAGTCTCGCCCGTGCGCGCGAAACTGACGGCCTTCGTCCTCGGCACGGCGCTCGCGGGACTCTCCGGCGTGCTTTACGCGCATTATATGCGTTTCATAAGCGCCGACTCGTTCACCTTTCCCTTCTCCGTCACACTGCTTTCGATCGTCGTCGCCGGCGGCCTCGGCACCTTCTGGGGGCCGTTGGTGGGAGCCGTCATCCTGGGAGTGCTGCCGGAGGTATTCAGACCCCTGGTCAACTATCGAATGTTCCTCTACGCCATGCTTCTCCTGCTGATGATACGATTCATGCCAGGCGGCATCCTCGGCGGTTCAACGGTAATGTCCATAAAGAACCTGACGTCAGGAAAGAAGGGGGCGAAGGGAGGTGCCAAGGTTGAGTGA
- a CDS encoding ABC transporter ATP-binding protein gives MPRLSEIILEVKNLSINFGGLKAVDSVSFEIKRGEILGLLGPNGAGKTTCFNMISGVYKPTDGEILLNGMKTNGLPPYRMAALGVGRTFQVVKPFSGLSVLDNVIVALGMMKYGSFRLSWKFWNTEESRLQATDILRRVGLADKALIKAALLPLGNLRKLEIARALALEPKLLLLDECFSGLRHEEIKATEELIMGIREDGVSVLFIEHNMRVAMGLSDRIVVLDHGRKLAEGLPAEISADPAVIEAYLGKGDCADAAERK, from the coding sequence GTGCCAAGGTTGAGTGAGATCATCCTCGAGGTAAAAAACCTGTCAATAAACTTCGGCGGCCTGAAAGCGGTGGACAGCGTGAGCTTTGAGATAAAGCGAGGCGAGATACTCGGCCTGCTGGGGCCGAACGGAGCCGGAAAGACCACCTGCTTCAACATGATATCCGGAGTCTATAAACCAACGGATGGAGAGATACTTCTGAACGGCATGAAGACAAACGGACTCCCTCCGTACAGGATGGCGGCGCTCGGCGTCGGCAGGACCTTTCAGGTGGTAAAACCATTCAGCGGGCTGTCGGTTCTGGACAATGTGATCGTCGCCCTCGGAATGATGAAATACGGCAGCTTCCGTCTTTCGTGGAAATTCTGGAACACGGAGGAGAGCCGCCTGCAGGCGACGGACATCCTACGGAGGGTCGGACTGGCTGACAAAGCCCTTATCAAGGCCGCGCTGCTGCCGCTCGGCAATCTGCGCAAGCTGGAGATAGCCAGAGCGCTCGCGCTCGAACCGAAGCTGCTTCTTCTCGACGAATGCTTCTCCGGCCTAAGGCATGAGGAGATAAAGGCCACGGAAGAACTGATAATGGGGATACGTGAGGACGGCGTCTCAGTGCTCTTTATCGAACACAACATGCGCGTGGCGATGGGGCTGTCCGACCGAATAGTGGTGCTCGACCACGGACGCAAACTCGCGGAGGGCCTGCCCGCCGAGATAAGCGCCGATCCGGCCGTAATCGAGGCATATCTTGGAAAGGGGGACTGCGCCGATGCTGCTGAGCGTAAGTGA
- a CDS encoding YciI family protein, with protein MFIVITKYVKDIEEVDRWLPAHSAFLDRYYARKKIIFSGRRNPRTGGAILFSVDERAELDAILAEDPFRINGVTECEVCEIIPTKYDEAFAIFAERA; from the coding sequence ATGTTCATAGTCATCACAAAATATGTCAAGGATATCGAAGAGGTGGACCGCTGGCTGCCGGCGCACTCCGCCTTTCTCGACAGGTATTACGCGCGTAAGAAGATCATCTTCTCCGGACGCCGGAATCCGCGCACCGGCGGCGCGATACTTTTCAGCGTAGATGAAAGAGCCGAGCTGGATGCCATACTCGCGGAGGATCCCTTCAGAATAAACGGCGTAACGGAATGCGAGGTCTGCGAGATCATCCCGACAAAATACGACGAGGCCTTTGCCATATTCGCCGAGAGGGCATAG
- a CDS encoding gluconate 5-dehydrogenase: MNGGKLFSLEGKNAFVTGGARGLGFAMACGLAEAGAAVFFNARSEKSVAEGLTAYRRRGVEARGYPCDVTDEEAVAALFSNLCGEYGAIDILVNNAGIINRTPMTEMSAEEFRRVVDTDLTGPFIAAKSIIPLMIKRGGGKIINVCGIMSEVGRETAAAYASAKGGLKMLTKNIAAEYGGCNIQCNGIGPGYMATALNESLREKMPDGTINPFDRFIRAQTPAGRWGDAAGDLVGPVVFLASKASDFVNGQILYVDGGFLSYLGRSC, translated from the coding sequence ATGAACGGCGGAAAGCTATTCTCACTTGAGGGCAAAAACGCCTTTGTCACGGGCGGAGCGCGCGGCCTCGGCTTCGCGATGGCCTGCGGGCTCGCCGAGGCGGGCGCGGCGGTATTTTTTAACGCGAGGAGCGAAAAGTCCGTCGCCGAAGGCCTGACGGCCTACCGGCGCAGGGGCGTCGAAGCACGGGGATATCCGTGCGACGTCACCGATGAAGAGGCTGTCGCGGCGCTTTTCTCCAATCTTTGCGGCGAATACGGCGCGATAGATATTCTCGTCAATAACGCCGGAATAATCAACCGCACGCCGATGACGGAGATGAGTGCGGAGGAGTTCCGCCGGGTAGTCGATACGGACCTCACAGGCCCCTTTATCGCCGCAAAGTCCATTATCCCGCTAATGATCAAAAGGGGCGGCGGAAAGATAATCAATGTCTGCGGCATCATGAGCGAAGTCGGCAGGGAGACCGCGGCGGCATACGCCTCCGCGAAGGGCGGCCTGAAGATGCTCACAAAAAATATTGCCGCGGAATATGGCGGCTGCAACATCCAGTGCAACGGCATCGGCCCCGGCTACATGGCGACCGCGCTGAACGAGTCGCTGCGAGAAAAGATGCCGGACGGTACGATAAATCCCTTCGACCGCTTCATCCGCGCCCAAACCCCCGCGGGACGCTGGGGCGACGCGGCGGGAGATCTGGTCGGACCGGTCGTCTTTCTGGCCTCCAAAGCCTCGGATTTTGTAAACGGTCAAATATTGTATGTAGACGGCGGCTTTCTGTCATACCTAGGACGAAGCTGCTGA
- a CDS encoding class I SAM-dependent methyltransferase, whose translation MANLNYYAERLNAERLRQVYETKLPRVAEYLQREIDFVRSRLKKSDCVLEIAAGYGRIMREIASGVKSVTGIDISEKNVAYGKEYLKNTKNAGLLVMDAHRLDMPGQFDAALCLQNGLSAVRANEPEAFAAKVLKVLKAGGTAYFSTYHPKFWEQRVAWFKEQAAKGLLGELDMKKTKDGVIVCKDGFRATAHPRGTLEEIGRSTGCEWQIFEVDDSSLFLVIKK comes from the coding sequence GTGGCAAATCTAAACTATTATGCGGAGAGACTCAACGCGGAGAGGCTGCGCCAGGTATACGAGACGAAGCTGCCGCGCGTCGCCGAATACCTGCAGAGAGAGATAGACTTCGTGCGGAGCCGTCTGAAAAAGAGTGACTGCGTCCTTGAAATTGCCGCCGGATATGGCCGGATCATGAGGGAGATCGCGTCTGGCGTCAAAAGCGTGACCGGCATCGATATTTCGGAGAAAAACGTCGCCTACGGCAAGGAATACCTCAAGAATACGAAGAACGCCGGACTCCTGGTCATGGACGCGCACCGCCTTGATATGCCCGGGCAGTTTGACGCCGCGTTATGTCTACAGAACGGTCTCTCCGCGGTAAGGGCGAACGAGCCGGAGGCTTTCGCCGCCAAGGTGCTGAAGGTATTGAAAGCGGGAGGTACCGCCTATTTCAGCACATATCATCCGAAATTCTGGGAACAGAGGGTCGCGTGGTTCAAGGAACAGGCCGCCAAAGGCCTGCTGGGCGAATTGGATATGAAAAAGACGAAAGACGGCGTCATCGTCTGCAAAGACGGCTTCCGCGCGACGGCGCACCCGCGCGGAACTCTTGAAGAGATCGGGCGTTCAACGGGATGCGAATGGCAAATATTTGAGGTGGATGATTCAAGCCTGTTTCTGGTGATCAAAAAATAA
- a CDS encoding ABC transporter substrate-binding protein, whose protein sequence is MKKSFSVLIAALALALVVLTGGAMAADTIKIGMLAPLTGFAAADGFSVYESVKIAVDKVNKEGGLLGKKVELVCYDDAADPKQSVPLANKLIGQDGVAAFVAGSYSLPTRAVSTIFNDEEIPLVSAYALHPDITKGDYTFRNGFLGTVEGKGAAYTAVKLLKAKKIALIVSDNDFGTTLAQGFDAYLAKHPEAKIVSQQKYPMSEKDFKPYLSKMKAANPDVVFFSGYYFQVGPAMKQAQEMGIKVQFIGEEGADSPKTTEIAGKASEGLIIVTNLNRDDKRKEVQEFLATYRKLHKIEPDMVGASAYDAFMLLVNAIKQAKTTDGPAVAKALAATKNYNGLTGVISGFTPEGEVVKPVQIQIVKDGKFRYYGVVTDKEIITPGK, encoded by the coding sequence ATGAAAAAAAGTTTTAGCGTTTTAATTGCGGCGCTCGCTCTCGCGCTCGTCGTCTTGACCGGCGGCGCGATGGCGGCTGACACGATCAAGATCGGCATGCTCGCCCCTCTCACCGGCTTCGCCGCGGCTGACGGTTTCAGCGTTTACGAGTCCGTAAAGATCGCTGTTGACAAGGTGAACAAAGAGGGCGGATTGCTGGGTAAAAAGGTCGAACTCGTCTGCTACGACGACGCCGCCGACCCGAAACAGTCCGTGCCGCTGGCCAACAAGCTCATCGGCCAGGACGGCGTCGCCGCCTTTGTCGCGGGCTCCTACAGCCTTCCGACAAGAGCGGTCTCCACGATATTCAATGACGAAGAGATACCGCTCGTCTCGGCGTACGCCCTGCACCCTGACATAACAAAGGGCGACTACACCTTCCGCAACGGCTTCCTCGGAACGGTTGAGGGCAAGGGCGCGGCGTACACGGCGGTGAAGCTCCTCAAGGCGAAAAAGATCGCCCTCATCGTCAGCGACAACGACTTTGGCACGACCCTCGCCCAGGGCTTTGACGCGTACCTCGCTAAGCACCCCGAGGCAAAGATCGTCTCTCAGCAGAAGTATCCGATGAGTGAAAAGGATTTCAAACCCTACCTTTCAAAGATGAAGGCGGCCAATCCTGACGTCGTATTCTTCAGCGGCTACTACTTCCAGGTGGGACCGGCGATGAAACAGGCACAGGAGATGGGCATCAAAGTGCAGTTCATCGGAGAAGAGGGCGCCGATTCCCCGAAGACCACCGAGATAGCGGGCAAAGCTTCCGAAGGGCTCATCATCGTGACAAACCTCAACCGCGACGACAAACGCAAAGAGGTGCAGGAATTCCTCGCCACATACCGCAAGCTGCACAAGATAGAACCTGACATGGTCGGAGCGTCGGCCTACGACGCCTTCATGCTGCTAGTGAACGCCATCAAGCAGGCCAAGACCACGGACGGCCCCGCGGTGGCAAAGGCGCTCGCGGCGACGAAAAACTATAACGGCCTCACGGGAGTGATCAGCGGCTTCACGCCCGAGGGCGAAGTCGTCAAACCGGTGCAGATACAGATAGTGAAGGACGGAAAGTTCCGTTACTATGGAGTAGTGACCGATAAAGAGATCATCACGCCAGGCAAATAA
- a CDS encoding urocanate hydratase, with the protein MMDNRSLEDAMKVRLEFPDGLPRKKEFDPQYRRAPNRVYTLNEKETVLALKNALRYIPEEYHAEIAPEFLEELRTRGRIYGYRFRPEGKLYGKPIGEYKSGCIEGKAFQVMIDNNLDFDVALYPYELVTYGETGQVCQNWMQYLLIKKYLEILTPDQTLVLESGHPLGLFKSSPTAPRVMLTNGLMVGLFDNQEEWHRAMQLGVSNYGQMTAGGWMYIGPQGIVHGTYNTILNAGRIKFGAQGGELKGRLYVTSGLGGMSGAQPKAADIAGCVSITAEVDLSRIETRHEQGWVRRIAGSPEEAFKMAKEETAGGEVSSIAFHGNIVDLLQYAVDHNVAIDLLSDQTSCHAAYDGGYCPAGITFEERTRLLKEEPEKFRLLVDRTLRKHFELIKILVDRGSYFFDYGNSFLRAVYDAGVKEVAKNGADTHDGFIFPSYVEDIMGPLLFDYGYGPFRWCCLSREPQDLHKTDMAAMECIDPNRRFQDRDNWTWIRDAEKNRLVVGTQCRILYQDAEGRIRIALKFNEMVRNGEIGPVMLGRDHHDVSGTDSPYRETANIKDGSNIMADMATLCYAGNAARGMSLVALHNGGGVGIGRSINGGFGLVLDGSYRVDETIRSAMNWDVMSGVARRAWARNDGALEVSAAFNGGRTGQHITLPYLADEKFLTELVAKR; encoded by the coding sequence GCTTGAAGACGCGATGAAAGTCAGGCTGGAATTTCCCGACGGACTGCCGCGGAAGAAGGAGTTTGATCCGCAGTACCGCCGCGCGCCGAACCGCGTTTACACGCTCAACGAAAAGGAGACGGTGCTCGCGCTGAAGAACGCGCTGCGCTATATCCCGGAAGAGTACCACGCGGAGATCGCCCCCGAATTCCTTGAGGAGCTGCGCACGCGCGGACGTATCTACGGCTACCGCTTCCGCCCCGAAGGTAAATTATACGGAAAGCCGATCGGCGAATATAAAAGCGGCTGTATCGAGGGCAAGGCCTTTCAGGTGATGATCGACAACAACCTTGACTTCGACGTCGCGCTTTACCCCTACGAGCTCGTCACCTACGGCGAAACGGGGCAGGTCTGCCAGAACTGGATGCAGTATCTCCTGATAAAAAAATATCTTGAGATATTGACGCCGGACCAGACTCTCGTCCTTGAATCGGGCCATCCGCTCGGCCTCTTCAAATCATCCCCCACCGCGCCGCGCGTGATGCTCACCAACGGCCTGATGGTCGGCCTCTTTGACAATCAGGAGGAGTGGCACCGCGCGATGCAGCTCGGCGTCTCGAATTACGGACAGATGACGGCGGGCGGCTGGATGTACATCGGGCCGCAGGGCATCGTCCACGGCACCTACAACACGATCCTCAACGCGGGCCGCATCAAGTTCGGCGCGCAGGGCGGCGAACTCAAAGGCAGGCTCTACGTCACCTCCGGCCTCGGCGGCATGAGCGGCGCGCAGCCCAAGGCGGCGGACATCGCCGGCTGTGTATCGATAACCGCCGAAGTGGATCTGTCGCGGATCGAAACGCGCCATGAACAGGGGTGGGTCAGAAGGATCGCCGGGTCGCCGGAAGAGGCCTTTAAGATGGCGAAGGAAGAGACAGCCGGCGGCGAAGTCAGCTCGATCGCCTTCCACGGCAACATCGTCGATCTGCTGCAGTATGCCGTCGACCATAACGTCGCCATCGACCTGCTCTCCGACCAGACGAGCTGCCACGCCGCCTATGACGGCGGATACTGCCCTGCCGGCATTACCTTTGAGGAGCGCACGCGGCTGCTCAAGGAAGAACCGGAAAAATTCCGCCTGCTCGTCGACAGGACGCTCAGAAAACATTTTGAACTGATAAAGATACTTGTAGACCGCGGCAGCTACTTCTTCGACTACGGCAACTCCTTCCTGCGCGCCGTCTACGACGCTGGCGTCAAAGAGGTGGCGAAGAACGGCGCCGATACCCATGACGGCTTCATCTTCCCAAGCTATGTGGAAGACATCATGGGACCGCTGCTCTTCGACTACGGTTACGGCCCCTTCCGCTGGTGCTGCCTCTCGAGAGAGCCGCAGGACCTGCACAAGACCGACATGGCGGCGATGGAGTGCATCGACCCGAACCGGCGTTTCCAGGACCGCGACAACTGGACGTGGATCCGCGACGCGGAGAAAAACCGGCTCGTCGTCGGCACCCAGTGCCGCATCCTCTACCAGGACGCGGAGGGACGCATCCGCATTGCGCTCAAATTCAACGAGATGGTGCGTAACGGAGAGATCGGCCCGGTGATGCTCGGGCGCGACCATCACGACGTCTCCGGCACCGACTCACCCTACCGCGAGACGGCAAACATCAAGGACGGCAGCAACATCATGGCCGACATGGCGACGTTATGCTACGCGGGAAACGCGGCGCGCGGCATGAGCCTCGTGGCGCTGCACAACGGCGGCGGCGTGGGTATAGGCAGATCGATCAACGGAGGCTTCGGCCTCGTGCTTGACGGCTCTTACCGCGTCGACGAAACGATCAGGAGCGCGATGAACTGGGACGTGATGAGCGGCGTGGCAAGGCGCGCCTGGGCACGGAACGACGGCGCGCTCGAAGTCTCGGCGGCCTTCAACGGCGGCCGCACCGGGCAGCACATCACTCTGCCCTATCTCGCGGACGAAAAGTTCCTCACCGAACTTGTGGCAAAACGGTAA
- a CDS encoding ABC transporter ATP-binding protein, with protein sequence MLLSVSDMRVAYGDIEAVHGISFEVAQGELVSIIGANGAGKTTTLRALMGLQPLRAGKIIFEGRDITSLPAHKRSAMGIKIVPERARCFPQLSVYENLKMGVYGMQSKLAGKLAMIYELFPILKERSTQLASTLSGGEQQQLAIARALVSEPKLLFVDEVSMGLMPKLTEQVFKVLRSLNRDKNITILLVEQNALASLRISDRGYVLETGRINISGSSAELLADKRVREAYLGA encoded by the coding sequence ATGCTGCTGAGCGTAAGTGACATGCGCGTCGCCTACGGCGACATCGAGGCGGTGCACGGCATAAGTTTTGAGGTCGCGCAGGGCGAACTTGTTTCGATAATCGGCGCGAACGGCGCGGGCAAAACTACGACGCTGCGCGCGCTGATGGGGCTTCAGCCCCTGCGCGCCGGCAAAATAATCTTTGAGGGCCGGGACATAACAAGCCTGCCGGCGCACAAGAGGTCGGCGATGGGGATAAAGATAGTCCCCGAAAGGGCGCGCTGTTTCCCGCAGCTTTCCGTCTATGAGAATCTCAAAATGGGCGTCTACGGGATGCAGTCGAAGCTTGCGGGAAAACTTGCGATGATCTATGAATTATTTCCCATATTAAAAGAACGAAGCACGCAGCTCGCGAGCACCCTCTCCGGCGGCGAACAGCAGCAGCTCGCGATCGCCCGCGCCCTGGTATCCGAACCTAAGCTGCTCTTTGTGGACGAGGTCTCCATGGGGTTGATGCCGAAGCTGACGGAGCAGGTCTTCAAGGTGCTGCGCTCGCTTAACCGGGACAAAAATATAACGATCCTGCTCGTTGAACAAAACGCCCTCGCCTCCCTGCGCATCTCCGACAGAGGATATGTGCTGGAGACCGGACGTATAAACATATCGGGTTCAAGCGCCGAACTCCTCGCCGACAAGCGGGTGAGAGAGGCGTATTTAGGCGCATAA
- a CDS encoding branched-chain amino acid ABC transporter permease translates to MELFIEQFLNGLGAGAMYALITLGLALIYGVMKILHVAHASVYTAGAYMGLYIFLSTGSVLIAVIVSMAFCSLLGVLIERYIYYPLLKYPPYVPLISSIALLIAIEELCRLVAGPEVRTFSAALPFPSAVVCGVTISSTLMAVYCLTVVILIALWLLMTKTELGLAMRAVAQDMETAASLGVNTQRTVALTFVIGSAIAAIAGILMGIYYNQVYPMMGEVPAYKTLALIVVGGMGSVPGAVLASLLLGLGETFLIGYANIPMPRDALAFIAMIIILMWKPTGLLGKR, encoded by the coding sequence ATGGAATTGTTTATCGAACAGTTTCTGAACGGTTTGGGGGCGGGGGCGATGTACGCTCTCATAACGCTTGGCCTCGCTCTCATCTATGGGGTCATGAAGATACTCCACGTCGCGCACGCCTCAGTCTATACAGCCGGAGCTTACATGGGGCTCTATATCTTCCTCTCGACGGGCAGCGTGCTGATCGCAGTGATCGTGAGCATGGCTTTCTGCTCGCTCCTCGGAGTGCTCATAGAGCGCTATATCTATTACCCGCTGCTGAAATATCCTCCATACGTGCCGCTTATAAGCAGCATCGCGCTGCTTATCGCGATCGAAGAGCTTTGCCGGCTTGTCGCGGGGCCGGAGGTGCGCACCTTTTCCGCCGCGCTCCCTTTTCCCTCTGCCGTGGTCTGCGGCGTAACGATCTCGTCCACGCTCATGGCCGTCTACTGCCTCACCGTGGTGATCCTCATCGCGCTCTGGCTGCTGATGACTAAGACCGAGCTGGGGCTTGCCATGCGGGCGGTCGCGCAGGATATGGAGACGGCGGCCTCGCTTGGCGTCAACACCCAGCGCACGGTGGCTCTGACTTTCGTCATCGGCTCCGCGATCGCGGCGATCGCCGGCATTCTGATGGGCATTTATTATAATCAGGTCTATCCGATGATGGGCGAAGTCCCAGCCTACAAGACTCTGGCGCTCATCGTTGTGGGAGGCATGGGCTCGGTGCCCGGCGCGGTGCTCGCTTCGCTGCTGCTCGGCCTCGGCGAGACCTTCCTCATCGGCTACGCCAACATCCCGATGCCGCGCGACGCGCTGGCTTTCATCGCGATGATAATCATCCTCATGTGGAAGCCCACCGGGCTCCTCGGCAAACGGTAA